aagttaaaaatgttaaagtaGTGTGCGACAAAGTACAAGTTACATGTCCTCATATAATGAATGACATTCAAATGCTTTATCGTcctgctttgggttttttttgtggggTTTATTTTTACAGGAAACTGCCGGCGACCATTTACTCAACCTGTGAACAGAGCAGCTAAAATCACCTGTGATTATCCAGGAGACGATTTCAAGTGCTGGgtcaagtttttctgcagaggGGAGAATTTCACCTGTAAGGATATTTTGTCAACCAAAGGTCCGGAGTTAAACGGGAAATACAGACTTACAAACACCAAAAAAGGCTTTGACGTGTCCATCAGGGATGTTTCCTCACAGGACGCTGGTGTCTACTGGTGTGGAGCGGAATCAAAGGACGGAAGCTACAAAGCTTCAATCAGACAAATAAAACTGGAGGTTGAAGGTGAGATATTCATCTAGTATGTGTGTTTCTATTTATGTGCTCCACATGTTTTCATGTCTCGCTCATGTATTAAAATGCACATCGGTCATAGTAGAAATTCCTACAGTATGAGGTagaggtttttggttttttgcatcTGGTCAAAGGGTTTCACCAACTTCTAATTATTTGCAGGGCATGATTTagtcttttatttacatttttaaatgttttttttaatttctttgtcttctctttttgatagcacatttacacacacacacactctcacacacacacacacacacacacacacacacacacacacacacacacacacacacacacacacacacacacacacacacacacacacacacacacacacagtgtgcaaTCAGTGCATTAGTTCTCTTTTGTTGATGTTCTTGACAATCTAACAGTTTTGTGTACAAATGTTGAAGAAAGAGGAACATATAATACGTATATTTGATGGAAGAATACAAATTATATAATATGTTAAGCTTTGTTTTCTGACTATTTCCTATTGGAAGCTCATTATGAATGGCCAAATGTGAACAAGTAATCCATGTGAGACAAAAATTCTGGCTTCAAAATCCTCTACTTTTTTCTAATGTTTGATCTATAAGTAATGAGAGTAACTGAGAGATGATATCCCTGTTATGGTCAtctaatacatttaaaataaatacaggcAGTGAAAAAAATGGTACAATCATTTGATTGTATTTTATAAATTATGTCTcatgaaaaaagaaactaaacttGGCAGCGACGTTTCCAAatattgaactttttttttattcactaaATATTGTTATTTTATCTGGAATCATAGCAGCTTGTTAATTTACTCTTGTTTAATGCACAACTTTCATGCTTTTGTGTACCCAGACCCCTCCACTACTTCCTCCACTACATCCCTGAATCCTCCAGCTCCAGCCACCAGTTCTACAACCCAGACTCCTCCTGTGACAGGTCCTTGTGAGAAAATGCTCTTATTGATTGATTAAAAAAAGCCTGTTAGTGTATTTATGTGAATTCTATTAAACTCACAGTTCTAGCAgacatttctgtgtttacagCTGCCATTGTGGGttattttttctgatttttgtcTTACAGCTGGTTCTCCTTTAACTGTGGTCATCACTGCGGCTGTCCTCGTTGCTCTCCTGCTACTTGTGGTTATTGTGGTTTTCACCTACAAATGTAAGTAAAATATACATTTGCTATAAAAATGGCCATCCTAACATATTCATGTATAAAGTAtctaaaatatatttacttttCAGTAGTCAGACACATTCAGCGGTTCATATATTAgtcaattaaattaaaagaaacaaatgttACTCTGTCAGTTTGGAGAGTTTTTTGCctgttagttttaaaaaaaatgtttttcacttccttatgttttcttatttttctctgtCAGGTTTGTCAtggtcaaaacacagaaaaaatggAGAGGCACAGAACAAAGAAGTATGtatacttgtgtgtgtgtgtgtgtgtgtgtgtgtgtgtgtgtgtgtgtgtgtgtgtgtgtgtgtgtgtgtgtgtgtgtgtgtgtgggggggtacTTGTATGCAGTTACAGAAGTGTGCcttcaattaaaaacaaaaaacagaaacttgtgcatttctgctgaaaccaaccagtttaaaaaaaaccccacaacgTGTTATCAGGAGATTGGGGCCTGGGTTTAACCCAGAGGCCCTAATGTATGCGAGGTCGTAGttttgctttaaaatgaatgGTAAGTTGAGCAGGACAACATGTAGCCATATGGAACATTATCACACATGTCTGAAAAGGTGAAACGTTTTTCATCCTGAACTGCAAAATTCAGGATTAACCAAGCTTTAAAACTTCTTAGTCCAGAAAGTTACAAACCCCAAAAATCCTAAACAGTAAATATATCTAAGAACTAAAATAAAgcacaataattaattaaaagcaataaataattaaaagcacAAATAACAAGGCTAGAAAACGAACCATTAAAAAACTCGTACAAATCACCAGGAAATAAACACAAAGGAATGAAAACGATTAACAGCTGTATGAATAGAATAAATACATTATAACAATAACTTAATGCAAAGATAACCAAGAACTCAGAACTAGATAGTGGCCAAGTATATGCGCAaacacatacaaggaatttggttctgGTTGATGGTGTCTCTCAAGCAACaatgtaaaaacacacaataaatgATAGAATCCagacattaaaaatgtcaaaatccAGGGACAACACGCACACTAAGCCAGCCTATGTCACTCTTTTTGTTATAATTAGGATGTTCATACTTTGTTGAGGGAAGcttctggatttttttcttttgtttctaacTCCTTATAAACAAAGAAATATAGCATCACACCATAGCCAGGCTGCTCGCTGAATAAtcacataaaaacattaaattactGACATCCTTTGCAAGTCCTGTCAGTGTAACGTCTTTAGCAGAAACAAGGTGGAGCTACATGACAGGACAAGAGCTGAAGAGCAGCAGATGAGCCAGGTTTCAATCACAGCTCAATCACAATTCCTTATAAATCGTCAAACCTGATCAACAGAACAAAGCAATCAACTAACACCATAAAGACTCCTGTTTAACTATTTATTTCTAGAGTTATTGCTTATTTAATGTGAATCAGCTGATAAAGATATGTTTCATCTAGGACATTAAACTTTAAGGTACTTCTCTACAGTTCTTCAGCAACATACGGTACTCTCTCCTAGAGAGAAATGACCCATTTCCAGATCAACCCTGGCATCCATGGAACAACGCTGATAGAATAACTGAAGTGCAGCTGCACCAGTTGTTGTGGCTGCTGTGATTTGAGGCTATTTACTCACAGGAAGTGGCATTAACTGCACTCACTGCTGGCTTTCAGCAAGCCGCAGAAAACAAAATAGGCGGAGTTTCAAAACATTTATCAGGTTgtcagtttgttttctgtgtaaaaACTGTTTTCCTGTGTAGTTCAGTAAAAGTTCATAACCAGTCTAAATCAGGTTTACACACACGGCATTTAACAGGACGGTGTGTGCACTTTAGTGAAAACCTGTTTGCAAGAAACTCAAATATAAAATCAAGTTTTCATACACGTTGCGGTCTGTGGCTGCTGCTGGTTATGTTTACAATGCTGCCCTGAGCTGGATTTGCACCTGCGCAGTAATTAGCAGGTTTTAGTGATAGAGAGcaattccattttttaaggTGTGTAGTACATGTACTGCTTACTATTAAGATTGGACATAaaccttttttgtgtttgtcattCTTTAGCATCATATCTATGACGCAATACAAGAGTCTTCCCAGAAGTCCGTCACAAGACCTGCGATAAAAACAGTTTATGCCACCGCCAACTTCCCCACAAACCCATCTGTCTTCATGCATGAGTTTAAAGTCGACGTTAAAAACATGTCTGGTGAGGCTGACTCTGATACAGATTTTAATCTGTGGAAAGCAGGCCAGCGTGATACGAAGTCTACAGCCAATCATCCATCCAGAGTTTCCATTGACCCTTTCTACTCTCGATTGTTGCCATGCGACTGCAGCACTGAGGAAGGTTAAGTCCTGACTGCTCCTCTGTTTACTGCTTACTTTCTCACGTGGGGGCAGGTATGTTTGAATAGCTATTAAAATTTGATGATCTGGGAAATTTAAAGCATGTGGGGTCCTTTCCTTGATGCATTTCAAAATGTATAAGAATTTTTCAGGTGCTTTCACCTCATGTCAGGTGTAGAAATACAGTGTACAGATCTAGGGCAGTGACCTGGATGGGAATGAATGGGATTATTTTGCCGGGCCTAAATGTTAttcatgtttatatttttttctttatttcacttttaatttttttttttttacagccttAAGTGTGTGGGCCTATTACCCCGAATGTACAACTCATCTGTAatccttctcttctctttttgtttATATGTATGAAGGAAATATTCTTAATAAAAAGACATTTCAAATGTTGAACTGAAAATGTAAGATgggaaaaatatgcaaaaaaattaaaagaatagaaaaaaaatcagaaaggtGGCagaatactttttcacagcactacATATTAAAAAATTCAAGCCTATTATAGGCCGGGAAAGGGAAGACATGGCGTGTTTGCCACCCACAGGGGGGCAAACACTTATCTGGACAAGCCTAACAGAGCAGGCATCTGCCCCCCACTGTTGATCCAATCCAGCAAATTTATTTACAGATATTAGAGCTGCACCAGGAACCTTTTTAtgctatttttaaaattattattaaataaataaatacatttgttaCTTCCCAAATGTGCACTTTTACTTGTCTGTTCTAACttttttacctttgtttttgttttttgtgcttgtTCATCATGACATCAGGTTCAGTTGatgctactttcagctgctcctttgTTACAAAGGGTTTCCAAAGTAGGTTGCCATTTTTTTTATCCCCATCATGACGCAACCCCCATGGGATGTGTCTCCTCCCAGGATGGAACGGTTCATATTTTTAagcaattcttcttcttcatcataTTAATGATTttacctttttattttgttcttttctttctcagttACAGTTTGTGTTGTAGTTGATTTGGAAAATTTAAACAAGCTTCTGATGATGCTATTAAAAAGGTTTTGCATTTGGATCTCGTGTGGTGTGCAAAAACAATATTTAGAAAATGCTTGCACCAATGCATCTGAATACATCAGGACTTAACATACAGTACAACATATTTACAGAGGATTGCACTGTCATACTGAAATCAATAAACAACAATTTTAGTTTAATGGTTGTTTAAGATTTATAAATACAGTAGAACATCATGATACTGCCTGtcctgaaaacacatttttttaataataacttTCTCCACGTCTGCTGTCGTCCCTGGTTTTTCGTTCTTTGGAGCTTTGCATTCTTCTTTATTATTAgatgttttctctttgtgtcaCGGCGGGGTGCGCCGGTGTGAGGAAAGAGGTAGACCCAGGTGCAGACACGGTGGAGACAAAACGTAGTTTCAAAAataaagcgagcctttattggctgatgcagaagaaaaacaggcaaCTAGGGAAACTAAGGAGGCTATGAACACTGTGTTACAAAAGGGCTGAGATACTCAGTGAAAAACTATGAACACTGAGTAAACtagaaaacacagagaaacaacgGAGTAAACCTATGACAACTGTGGTGGGGTTAACAGACGATCCGACACTGACTGaggggaaacacacagactaaatacacatgagGAATAATCAAGGGGAGTCGGATCACATGGGAAACACGGCTGACAACAATTAACATAatgacaggacaggagaagtgaaactaaatacactgacattgaaaatagactttcaaagtaaaacaggaaacatggagattagACGTGGAGATAAAACATGACATGAACTTAACATAACTGCATAGACAAGAAACGTAGACGCAGAAACCAGGGAGACTAAGTGCAGGGGGAGATGACATAAGGGAACAAGACTAAATTGCAATCTAGAAATAAACAAGGTGAACTAAGCTAAGGCACAAAAGAATACAAAAGATACAtaaactcaaacactgggtcgctcgacccaggaccatgacactttGTTTCCTTTGggctttattttcttatttatttatttatttaaattcatgCTTCATGTTTTCCAGTTTCATTAATGGTTATTTGTTAAAACTTGTTCTCATTCTGCGTTTGGCTTCTTACCCTGCCTCACTGTCTGAACATGTCCACCTGTGTCTCCTTCCCCCAGCAGCTGTAAAACCTGTGACGCTCCCCTGGAATGATTCATTTTCTTGGCTTTCTGTgaagatttttacattttggtgGTTACTTTATCAGACTGTATCAGTCTTATCAAATATGTCAATCCTGCACTTGGTTCCTTaatggtataaacaatgaaaacaatatctaaagtttaatatatttaatatatgtaATCTACATACAGTGCTCAGCATAAATGAGTACACCCCTCTACATTTGTCAGAAAGCCTTTAGTTTCCTTTCAGAATCAACATTTTCTATGAGATACTATATTACAAAATACTCCCACAAATGTGGGCCATTGATTGCAAACAAGATTTGTTaatttgcacacacacaaaaaaaggattttCCTAACAAACTCGTTCAAGCCCATGTTGCAAAAACGAGTACATGAGTATAGTGTCAGGAGTAAAGCCACACTTAAGACtacaaaatttgaattaacaGGCATTCAACCACAGGTGAGTCTAATGATTCATTTAAGAGGTGTGCAGCAGACAGGTGACGATAAAAGGCCATTACTTAACAAAGAAAAGTCCTTCCCATTTCATGCTGCCAGCAATGGCTCCACATGGAAGAGAAATGTCACAAAATCTGAGAAAGGAAATCATTTCTTTACACAAAAAGGTGAGGGCTATGAGAAGATCAGTACAGCTTTACATATCAGTCAAAATACTGTTGCAAAAGTGATCCAAAAATGTAGGAATGATGGAAGTGCAACCATCTTACAGACACATCCAGGCCATCCATGGCAGTTAACATCTCAACAGGAGCATCTCCTGATGAGAAGGGTTGAAGAAAATCACCATGGAAGTTCACTGCAGTTAGCTAAAGCAGTAGAAAGCCAAACTGGAGTGACCGTTTCCAGTGAAACCATACGGCACACACTGCAGAGGAATGGCATGCATGGGTCCATGAAGGAAGCCTCTCCTAAAGCCCATGCACAAAAAAGCACGCCTAAAATTTGCTAGGGCCCATCCTGAAAAAGATGAAGAGTACTGGGACTCTGGAGTGATGAGAACAAATGGTTTCAAAACTGTATGGTGTCATAAAGGTGAGGATTTCAACGAGAAATGCGTGTTTGCCTACAGTGAAACAGCGGTGGCAGTGTCCTTATGTGGGgctgcatgagtgctgctggtGTTGGGGAGCTGCATTTCATTGATGGTATCATGAACTCAACAATGTACTGCTCTATACTGAAGGAGAAGATGCTGCCATCACTCCGTGCACTTGGTCGTCATGCACTTTTCCAACACGACAATGATCCAAAAAACACATCTAAAGCTACTGTTGCATTTCTGAAGAAGAACAGGGTGAAGGTGATTGAATGGCCAAGTATTTCTCCTGATCTGAACCCAGTCGAACACCTGTGGGGAATTCTGAAGTTGAGCATCACTCTCCACCCAGCATTCAGGCTCTAAAAGAGGATATTCTTGAAGAAGGGGAAAAGATAGATGTTGCAATATGTCGCAACTTGTTCATTCCATGCCTAGAAGACTTGGTGCTGTCCTTGAAAATCATACAAAATACTAGCTGTAGTAGTTTTTGTTGCGGGGTGTATTCATTTTTGCTTCAACCAATTTTAGTAAAACTGAAGATTTTATGTCTAACTTATATTAGATCTGACGAGCAGACTGGATAAAAAGATTGCAGTATATTTTCCTGGGACACTGTGGATCCCAGAAACCTGAAGGTTTCCACAGCAGACAGTGCTGTTAAGTAACTTCATGGGGGACAATGGAAACAGCTCCTCCTGTCATCTCTCTTCGAGCTCTGAGCATAATCATCTCTAACTGCACCACAGAGCCAGCTGTTCAACACCACGTCTGTATGCAAACTCATTGCTGTTCTTGATGAGTCAGATAACTGTCATGTCATGGCTGCAAACTGAACTGCAGTCGTTTGTGTAGAGTGAGAAGAGCAGACGAGAGGCCACACCCCTGGGAGGGGAAGTGCTGATTAACGCCAGCCACAcctgctgcttcctgtctgtTAGAATAATGTGCGTTGTCTTCATGTCTTCACATTTTTGTGATCTCGCTCTAGCTGTGTGTCTTTGCCTGCTATCATGACATAACCTACAGCACTCATACAGTTTGTCTTGACAAATGTCATGTCTGGTCAACAGTAGCAGGTGAGAAGTAATCAGGAGTTTGTGGAGAGTGTTAGGTTGAGGCAGAAACATGGCGAGGAAGAGGAAGATGGGGGCAGGGTTACTTTTAGTTGGCCCAAAATATAAACTGAGGAAACACGGCTGTGCACACAACCACATCACCCCAGCCATGAAAAGAAGAACTCAGAGTTTCAATTTTTTAAAGATGACTTCAGCATTTAGGACCAACAACATGAAAAGCTGTTTCTTGCTCATTATGTTCCTACTGACAGGTAAAAACTATAACTATGGCTTTATTACTGATATTAGAGACAGAGAGATGTGTTACTAAATCTTAAGCAAATAGCTTGAATCAGTACATCCTGTGGGCTGGTATGGCTGCAGCTCTTTTTGAATATCTTGAACATGAGCGTAACAGACTCACTGCTCCACTTTTTTTGACCACGGCACATTTTTCAACTTAACAAACATAAGCTATAACCAGATAATACGTTATTGTTTTCTGCACTTCGTTGTAATGCAGGAgtgaaagtaaaattaaaagtgAATGAAGCTCCTGGAGGTTTGAATTATGACAAAAGCTGATTGGTCCAGCTAATTAAAAATATGCAGTAAAAGTCACAGCAGACATGTTTTGGCCTCATCACAATTACACAAAAAGATGGAATAAGTCCAAATACAGTTGTGAAAGTTCAgatctgttgtttttattattgatatatgataatataaaataatatgttATTAATTAATCTGAATGATGCACTAATGCAGACAGACTGTGTTAGAATATGTCTTTAGAGTTTTGTTTAAACCTCTGTGATTTATTTTAAGTGACTGAGGTGAAGTACATATTTGTCCTCAGCCTGTGAGATGTCACAATGGAATGAATGCAGAACATGGGTTGAATTCACCTGCAACAAAGCAAAAGCTGCAGAAAAACACGACATAGAGTGTGAAACCAAGCAAATCCCAAAGGTGGTCCTCAGGGAACTTAAAAGTGAGGAATCCTGtaagaaaatgtgcaaaaattcacctggcAAAGAGAAACCACCTGGtaagaatttctttttttaaaatccagtcATCTTATATctgaagttttatttattttaatttaaaaatgtcaaatgtaagaaacacacaaaattagtttagttttacttttataaaaaaaaagcctgaaaGCACAAGTCTGTCAAGTCTAATTACTAAATGATTTTCTCCTCCAAGTCTTCATTTTTGATAAGATAAAGTTGCAATTTCTAAGAAAAAGGCAAATttaatgaaaattaaataatttacaaCTTAAAATACAATAAGTTGGATATCATATACAACTTAATGTATTTCATTTGATTATTTGCTCAATCtacctttttttcatttgtagtgaaaagcGTATGCCTGAAGCAATTTAATCAAACTGCATATCGAACAACTAAAACCACAATCACATGTGATTACAAAAGAGACAAGaaaccattttttttctgcaaagaGAATAACTCTGTCTGTAAGAACATGGTATCAGCAGAATCTCCTCGACAGTCAAACAGCAGATTCACTttcacaaagacaaacagaaacttCAGCCTGTCCATCAGTAACGTGTCCTCACAGGATGAAGGTGTCTACTGGTGTGGAGTGAAATTAGAAAAGGAGGTTGTGCTCCAAAAAATACACCTGAATGTGGAACGTGAGTAAGTCTCGTAATGTCTTCCAGTTGTTGCAGTTCCCAGTTTGTATTAAGGGATGCCTAAATACTGCATGTTTGTAAGTACTtgctttcttctgttttcttcaGCTATTACTAATTTCACAAGATCAGCAGCTGCTGGTCAGAACTTCACATACTGGTGTAAATGCAAACACGATGCCTCACCTTCAAAATCAATCTGTAAGGGAGACGATCCATCTATATGTCAGCCTCTAGTAACAACCAGTGAGCCTGATGAGAACAAGAAGTTTTTCATAAATGATAAAGACAAGACAACTATCACTGTTACAATAGTAAATGTAACAGCAGATGACAGCGGGACATACTGGTGTCGAGCgaaaaacaacaaccaacaaATCTGCAACAGACTGATCCTGACTGTAGGTGAGTCACGTTGTTTTATTCTGTGGGTGTTATCTGACACATGTTCACAATGTACAGGATGTTACAGGGCAGTAATAATTCACATATACTTTATCTTTTAACAACAATGTACCTTTGTCCTGTTAAATTTCAGCCAATAAAAAGTCTTCCAAAGTGAAGACTTCAGATATTTGATAATAAAAACTCAATAAACCCTTTAATTTTATGTAAAGAAGCAAACCAGGAAAACGTTACATGAGAGGAAGTGGTTTGATACAGAAGGAGCTTTAAGACAGTAAAGTGGGCGTGTTCAGCTGATAACCTTTTGTCTCATTAAGGACTCAGATTGTACAACTAATATTGTGCCAGAAAATGATTTAACATTAACTTTAAAATAACTACACAGAATCTTAAATGTGGGTCTGCGTGCTTACACAGCTTTCAATCTGCTCTGATTGCAGACCTGTGAGCTAAACTGGCTCTGTATTCTTTCATCAGCCACTTTTAGAAGTCAGTCTCCATTACTCTTAAACTAACAAGCATACAGAGTACCTACACCAGTGCTgctgcatttgttttcatttcctgcTCCTCCCTTTGAGATGTGGTGTGTGATGGCTGAAAATTATCAACCAAAGCTAAAAATCTGTGGTTCCAGCTTTGAGATCAGGGCTTAAAGGATAGATACACATTTACAGAAGTGTGAAGAATCTCGTTATCAACGGTTCTAAGTGTTCTAATGAGCTATGAAAGTGTGATGGCAAACTATGAACATTAGCAGGATCCTAAATTCAAATAAATGTAGCATTAATCAGTTTTTTCATGGAGTTAATTTCTGTTGCAttaattgtgtgtttttgtctctgtgacaaaaaaaacataggTAAACATTAGATCAGGTCAATTTTAAAAACTACTGACACAAATTTGggattaaaatgtattattaaggTCCGTGTTTTAACATAAGgatcaaaaaagaagaaaataaacctTTAAACCGACACATTTGATCTTATTTATCAAACTAATtagaataaaaatcaataaaaatttcaaacattttcataaatacAACTTCCTTGaccttcatttttctttcagtaTCACCACCAACATCCACGTCTACCATTTCATCAACTACAGCGACGACTACAGCGACGACTACAGCTGCGGCTGCAGCTGCTGGGAGACGTGGTGAGAGAGTACTTGTGAACATGttcagaaagtttgttttagttttgaCTTTTTCATTTAAGTAAAATTCACTTTAAATTCCTCAGCATAGAAATGTGTGCGTCACAAACGTTTGCTGATGCCTTTTTAACTGATGCGgaatatgtttgtgttttatttgtcaGGCGTCTCTGAGGCCATCATTTCTGTGATCATCTGTGTGGCTGTGCTGCTTTTTGTGATACTGATGATCCTAATCTATAAACGTAAGAacatttactgtttgtttgtgcaaCATTACTAGATATGCTAATTTGTACCCACAAACCACATTCATGTACATGTACTTATCTCGCACAGATGATGTctaaaaacacagcagctaaagtatcaaatcaaatgATCCAATGAAACTAAACTCGAAAATAACAAACTTTTCACTCAGTGATTCTGCTCGTTTATGTTttgctgtctttgttttctgtttaacaGGATTTTCAAGTTcaaaaaacacaggaaatggtgcagcagcagcatgccGTACCAAAGAGGTTTGTGTGgaaatgttgcttttttttatgtctCGCTGGTGCGCAGTGTAGTTTTACTGTGCAACACTTCTGCAGCAAACGAGATCAAAACCTCGTTTTCTTCCCAGTCGGTTCATTC
This genomic interval from Oreochromis niloticus isolate F11D_XX linkage group LG5, O_niloticus_UMD_NMBU, whole genome shotgun sequence contains the following:
- the LOC109202154 gene encoding uncharacterized protein LOC109202154 isoform X2 — its product is MKLLLLILTLMIGCAAEEEDDDDKDEGEVKACIQGWVQFTCKYPEANKKYDHINVVIPGRTSLRSSLKDVWEDKGRFSLYHDTKHKTLMVGIRDLKQADFGTYRCEFDQSSNRSPVIKELDSGNCRRPFTQPVNRAAKITCDYPGDDFKCWVKFFCRGENFTCKDILSTKGPELNGKYRLTNTKKGFDVSIRDVSSQDAGVYWCGAESKDGSYKASIRQIKLEVEDPSTTSSTTSLNPPAPATSSTTQTPPVTAGSPLTVVITAAVLVALLLLVVIVVFTYKCLSWSKHRKNGEAQNKEHHIYDAIQESSQKSVTRPAIKTVYATANFPTNPSVFMHEFKVDVKNMSGEADSDTDFNLWKAGQRDTKSTANHPSRVSIDPFYSRLLPCDCSTEEG
- the LOC102080461 gene encoding uncharacterized protein LOC102080461 isoform X1 — protein: MARKRKMGAGLLLVGPKYKLRKHGCAHNHITPAMKRRTQSFNFLKMTSAFRTNNMKSCFLLIMFLLTACEMSQWNECRTWVEFTCNKAKAAEKHDIECETKQIPKVVLRELKSEESCKKMCKNSPGKEKPPVKSVCLKQFNQTAYRTTKTTITCDYKRDKKPFFFCKENNSVCKNMVSAESPRQSNSRFTFTKTNRNFSLSISNVSSQDEGVYWCGVKLEKEVVLQKIHLNVEPITNFTRSAAAGQNFTYWCKCKHDASPSKSICKGDDPSICQPLVTTSEPDENKKFFINDKDKTTITVTIVNVTADDSGTYWCRAKNNNQQICNRLILTVVSPPTSTSTISSTTATTTATTTAAAAAAGRRGVSEAIISVIICVAVLLFVILMILIYKRFSSSKNTGNGAAAACRTKEDCTYEEIQERLQLSDSENATNTIYATVSSPNPAPSTHYATINFQNSDKAAGETVRLSYSACEYSTVKFPKCPTDSSDTQLHRPTEEPLYSTVNKPRK
- the LOC109202154 gene encoding uncharacterized protein LOC109202154 isoform X1 — translated: MKLLLLILTLMIGCAAEEEDDDDKDEGEVKACIQGWVQFTCKYPEANKKYDHINVVIPGRTSLRSSLKDVWEDKGRFSLYHDTKHKTLMVGIRDLKQADFGTYRCEFDQSSNRSPVIKELDSGNCRRPFTQPVNRAAKITCDYPGDDFKCWVKFFCRGENFTCKDILSTKGPELNGKYRLTNTKKGFDVSIRDVSSQDAGVYWCGAESKDGSYKASIRQIKLEVEDPSTTSSTTSLNPPAPATSSTTQTPPVTGPSGSPLTVVITAAVLVALLLLVVIVVFTYKCLSWSKHRKNGEAQNKEHHIYDAIQESSQKSVTRPAIKTVYATANFPTNPSVFMHEFKVDVKNMSGEADSDTDFNLWKAGQRDTKSTANHPSRVSIDPFYSRLLPCDCSTEEG
- the LOC102080461 gene encoding coxsackievirus and adenovirus receptor homolog isoform X2, with translation MSQWNECRTWVEFTCNKAKAAEKHDIECETKQIPKVVLRELKSEESCKKMCKNSPGKEKPPVKSVCLKQFNQTAYRTTKTTITCDYKRDKKPFFFCKENNSVCKNMVSAESPRQSNSRFTFTKTNRNFSLSISNVSSQDEGVYWCGVKLEKEVVLQKIHLNVEPITNFTRSAAAGQNFTYWCKCKHDASPSKSICKGDDPSICQPLVTTSEPDENKKFFINDKDKTTITVTIVNVTADDSGTYWCRAKNNNQQICNRLILTVVSPPTSTSTISSTTATTTATTTAAAAAAGRRGVSEAIISVIICVAVLLFVILMILIYKRFSSSKNTGNGAAAACRTKEDCTYEEIQERLQLSDSENATNTIYATVSSPNPAPSTHYATINFQNSDKAAGETVRLSYSACEYSTVKFPKCPTDSSDTQLHRPTEEPLYSTVNKPRK